A stretch of Camelina sativa cultivar DH55 chromosome 18, Cs, whole genome shotgun sequence DNA encodes these proteins:
- the LOC104760639 gene encoding QWRF motif-containing protein 9-like, translating to MSEMTAAISASFNAGKQNKPPSFPSETPHRRPKSRDVPSRYLNGASSFSSSSVFHQSSSPSSAAKRCQSPIVTRPVTPSVAINRPISTPRRDSSDRRGSGSGGGGEVSSAQRMLLTSGRSLFASFQADSFTGSEFRSKLNSSPGRGTVEKKKKTTIPTAATSRSCGAQQEKTKFNEQWPRSLQPSCLSRSVDFTDTRKKLNGSGNGVARALQNSMVNNNRPRITRDSLSVELETESVSSGSSNGRGKLLPARGNVVKGRVPQLASNLSQHRLEPGSQVAKSNGLRKVSVDGHVLSPKGSQLFPKSEQIRPASPSKFGMTAASSRGTSIARGISPSRGVVPPRGISPSGRMSPLRVRSSLTKNMPLVLNFPVDVKEKTRDNGVADAHLLKLLHNRLLQWRFANARANAVISSQKLIAEKRLYNAWISISMLYDSVRAKRIELQHLKQNLKLISILNKQMGHLEEWLVMERDYMGSLVGAAEALKGSTLCLPVDCGAMVNVQSVKDAICSAVDVMQAMASSICLLLPKVGKISSLAAELGSVSVKEERMLDVCRDLLNTISALQVTECSLKTQITQLR from the exons ATGTCGGAGATGACAGCTGCAATTTCGGCTTCGTTCAACGCCGGTAAACAGAACAAACCGCCGTCGTTTCCGTCAGAAACACCGCATCGCCGTCCTAAATCACGAGATGTACCGTCGCGTTACCTTAACGGCGCTTCCTCTTTTTCGTCGTCGTCGGTTTTCCACCAATCGTCGTCACCGTCCTCCGCGGCGAAGAGATGTCAATCGCCGATTGTTACTCGGCCGGTGACTCCGTCTGTTGCTATAAATCGGCCGATATCAACACCACGTCGTGACTCTTCGGATCGACGAGGTAgtggtagtggtggtggtggagaggtTTCTTCAGCGCAGAGAATGTTGTTGACTTCTGGGAGAAGCTTGTTTGCGTCGTTTCAGGCGGATTCGTTCACAGGGAGTGAGTTTAGATCAAAGCTAAACTCATCGCCGGGGAGAGGAactgtagagaagaagaagaagacgacgattcCGACGGCAGCAACATCTAGGAGTTGTGGAGCTCAGCAAGAGAAGACAAAGTTCAATGAGCAGTGGCCTAGGTCTCTGCAACCGAGTTGTTTGAGTAGAAGTGTAGACTTCACTGATACTAGGAAGAAACTGAACGGATCTGGTAATGGTGTGGCTAGAGCTCTTCAGAATTCCATGGTGAATAATAACAGACCGCGGATAACGAGAGATTCATTGAGTGTTGAATTAGAGACTGAGAGTGTTTCTTCTGGAAGCTCTAATGGAAGAGGGAAGTTGTTACCAGCTCGTGGCAATGTGGTTAAGGGGAGAGTTCCGCAATTGGCTAGTAATCTGTCGCAGCATCGGTTAGAGCCTGGCTCACAGGTTGCTAAATCTAATGGACTGAGGAAGGTATCGGTGGATGGTCATGTGTTGTCCCCAAAAGGAAGCCAATTGTTTCCAAAGAGTGAGCAGATTCGACCTGCTTCACCTAGCAAGTTTGGTATGACTGCAGCTTCCTCGAGAGGAACCAGCATTGCTAGAGGAATAAGCCCTTCGAGAGGCGTGGTTCCTCCAAGAGGGATTAGTCCTTCAGGCAGGATGAGCCCACTAAGAGTGAGAAGCTCCCTGACTAAAAACATGCCTTTGGTTCTGAATTTTCCTGTGGATGTTAAAGAGAAGACCAGAGATAATGGGGTTGCTGATGCTCACTTGTTAAAGCTATTACACAATAGGTTGCTGCAGTGGCGATTTGCTAATGCACGAGCAAATGCTGTTATCTCTTCACAAAAGTTGATAGCGGAG AAAAGATTGTACAATGCATGGATAAGTATCTCTATGCTGTATGATTCTGTCAGAGCGAAAAGAATTGAATTGCAGCACCTGAAGCAGAACTTGAAACTGATATCTATTCTCAATAAGCAG ATGGGACATCTAGAAGAGTGGTTGGTTATGGAACGGGATTATATGGGTTCTTTGGTAGGAGCTGCTGAAGCGTTGAAAGGCAGCACGCTTTGTCTACCTGTTGATTGCGGGGCAATG GTAAACGTACAAAGTGTTAAGGATGCCATTTGCTCAGCAGTTGATGTTATGCAAGCAATGGCATCTTCCATATGCTTGTTGCTGCCAAAG GTTGGGAAGATAAGCAGCTTGGCAGCAGAACTTGGCAGTGTAAGTGTCAAGGAGGAAAGGATGCTCGACGTGTGCCGGGACCTCCTAAACACAATCTCAGCTCTGCAG GTTACGGAATGCAGTTTGAAGACACAGATTACACAGCTACGATAG